The genomic segment GCGATTGAAGAATATTTTTTTCCGCGGTGGTATCGATCAGGTTAAGGATTTCCGCGATAGCCTTGGCGCCTCCAGATACGGATAGGTCGCGACTCGATGACGCCCCGAAATGGCTTTCCAGCGTCCCTTCGATTTCCTTCAGAATCTCAGGAGAAATCTTCTCCATCGTGGCGATTCGAAGCGCTACTTCCGCCTGAAGCTCCGGCGTCAGTTCCGAAAGGACCGCCGCCGCCTGCTGCGGGCTCAGTTGCGTCATGACCAGCGAGATGGTCTGTGGGTGTTCATTCTGAAAGAACGCGCTGAGCTGCTTGGGGTCGATATCCTTAAGAAGCGAAAACCCTTTTGATTTGAACGAGGACTCGAGCCGGTGCAGGATCTCCTTGGCCTTGTGCGGGCCAACCGCTTTCTCGAGAATCTGCGAGGCAAAATCGACACCGCCCTGCGAGATGTACTGGCGCGCCATGAATATCTGATGGCACTCCTCGATTACCTTCTGCTCGATCTCGGGGGGGACGTCGCGTAGGTTGGCAATTTCCACCGTCACTTTTTCAAGATCGGCTTCCGACATCCCCTTCAGAACCAGCGCTGAAACCTCGGGACCGAAAGCCACCAGGGCAACTGCCGCCTTCTGCTGTGGTGTCATTACCTCGTATTCCATACCGACCTCTACTCAATCATGAGCGTCTTAATGACCTTGGCCACTTCTTCCGGCTTTTCCTTGGCCACGTGCTGCATCTGATCAACCAGGCGCGGCTTGCGCGGCTCCATCGCTATCGGCCCCGACTCTTCTTCGCCTCCCTGTTGCGCCTGCGCCCTTACCTGACGGGGCACTGAAGGCGGCAAAATCTGACCGAGTGCCGAAAACAGTTTCTTCGATTTACGCTTGAGATACAAGAGCGCCATGATGACCAGAAGTACGATGCCGACTTTCTTGGCAATTTCCCAGTAGAACTCCCGCTGATACATGGTATCAAGCTGCTGTTGTTCCACCTGAATCTGATCACGGTTGAATGGCACGTTGAACAGCTCGATCTGATCGTTTCGCTGTGAATCGAATCCGACAGCGTTTCGCACGACCGCCGCCAGGCGATCCAGTTCTTCCTGCGACCGCGGCTGGTACACTTTCTCGCCGGCCTCGCCGCCCGCGGCTTGCTCGGAATAGGTGCCGTCGACCGTGACGGCCACCGACAGCCGGTTGATCGTTCCGACTGCGTTGACTATATGCTCGACCGTCTTGTTCAACTCGTAGTTGGTGACATAGGTCTCTGAGTTTTCCTGCTGGGAACTACCAACACTGTCCTGGGCTTTGTTGCTTGAGTTGTTGGTCGTCTTGGTGTGCTCTTCACTCCGGATCTGCGAATTGTCCGGGTCGAACTTCTCTTCCGTCCGTTCCAGCTGCTGGAAATTCAATTCTGCCGTGACCCGCACGATTGCCTTGCCGGGTCCAAGCACGCCGTCCAGCATAGACTGAGCTTTTTCTTCGAGATACTTTTCCACCTGTTGCCGGACATCGAGCTGCGAACTTGACATACCGGCCAACGGGTCCGCTTTCTGGCCACCCGAGATCAGATTCCCCTCATAATCGACTATGGTGATGTTGCCTGGACTCAGACCTTCGACCGATGATGCTACCAGATGGGTGATTCCATTCACCTGCTGCCGCCCTAATTGCGAATGCCCCTTTAGCTTCAGTAATACTGAGGCGGTCGCCTCACGTTTGTCTTCCTTGAACAGCCGGTCCTTGGGAATGACGATATGCACCCGCGCCGCCTGTACTTCGGAAAGCTGCATGATCGTCTTGGTCAGTTCCCCTTCCAGCGCGCGCCGGAAATTGAGATTCTGAAGGAAATCGGTCATCCCCAGATTGTTCTTGTCGAATATGGAGTACCCCATCACGCCCCCCTTGGGCAGCCCTTCGGCGGCCAGCGAAATGCGGGTCTTGTATACCTGGTCCGAGG from the Candidatus Zixiibacteriota bacterium genome contains:
- the fliG gene encoding flagellar motor switch protein FliG, whose translation is MEYEVMTPQQKAAVALVAFGPEVSALVLKGMSEADLEKVTVEIANLRDVPPEIEQKVIEECHQIFMARQYISQGGVDFASQILEKAVGPHKAKEILHRLESSFKSKGFSLLKDIDPKQLSAFFQNEHPQTISLVMTQLSPQQAAAVLSELTPELQAEVALRIATMEKISPEILKEIEGTLESHFGASSSRDLSVSGGAKAIAEILNLIDTTAEKNILQSLEAEDPDLAAEIKNMMFVFDDLVLLDDRSIQRVLKEVETKDLSIALKAASDEVKGKIFANVSERVAVMIKEEMEFMGPTRLSDVEAAQGRIVEAVRRLEEEGQIFISGRGGKEDIIV
- the fliF gene encoding flagellar basal-body MS-ring/collar protein FliF, giving the protein MNDLKSGFKNFSAYVANMTASQVMMLFGLAGGTIVGIFFVVGWVKDVNYARLYTHLDEGEAGEIVSYLGDQKIPYKLTDNGTSIEVPSDQVYKTRISLAAEGLPKGGVMGYSIFDKNNLGMTDFLQNLNFRRALEGELTKTIMQLSEVQAARVHIVIPKDRLFKEDKREATASVLLKLKGHSQLGRQQVNGITHLVASSVEGLSPGNITIVDYEGNLISGGQKADPLAGMSSSQLDVRQQVEKYLEEKAQSMLDGVLGPGKAIVRVTAELNFQQLERTEEKFDPDNSQIRSEEHTKTTNNSSNKAQDSVGSSQQENSETYVTNYELNKTVEHIVNAVGTINRLSVAVTVDGTYSEQAAGGEAGEKVYQPRSQEELDRLAAVVRNAVGFDSQRNDQIELFNVPFNRDQIQVEQQQLDTMYQREFYWEIAKKVGIVLLVIMALLYLKRKSKKLFSALGQILPPSVPRQVRAQAQQGGEEESGPIAMEPRKPRLVDQMQHVAKEKPEEVAKVIKTLMIE